A genomic segment from Saprospiraceae bacterium encodes:
- a CDS encoding TRAP transporter small permease subunit, with protein sequence MAGLQKMVEQIDQLNEKLGRWCSWLTLVLVILVCFDVVIRYVFSDSSAWIMELEWHIFSLIFLLGAAYALKNDRHVRVDLFYAKFSPKDKALVNLIGNLFFLIPWCCIIIVYSFEYALTSYQIGETSPDPGGLPARYIIKFSITLGISLLLIQAIGEVVRAYLELTQSSPKSSE encoded by the coding sequence ATGGCAGGATTACAAAAAATGGTTGAACAAATTGATCAACTAAATGAAAAGTTAGGGAGGTGGTGTTCTTGGCTGACCCTGGTTTTGGTCATCTTAGTTTGTTTTGATGTCGTTATTCGTTATGTTTTTAGTGATTCATCTGCCTGGATCATGGAATTAGAGTGGCATATTTTTTCGCTGATTTTTTTGCTGGGAGCTGCTTATGCGCTTAAAAATGATCGCCATGTTAGGGTAGACCTCTTTTATGCTAAATTTAGCCCCAAGGATAAAGCCTTGGTCAATCTAATTGGCAATCTTTTTTTTCTTATTCCATGGTGTTGTATCATCATCGTCTATTCCTTTGAATATGCCTTGACCTCCTATCAAATTGGCGAAACCTCTCCTGACCCCGGGGGCTTACCCGCGCGATATATTATTAAGTTTTCCATTACCTTGGGTATTTCTTTACTGCTTATTCAAGCCATTGGAGAAGTAGTAAGGGCCTATTTAGAATTGACACAATCTTCACCTAAAAGTTCAGAATAA
- a CDS encoding TRAP transporter large permease subunit: protein MAILALILFISIFVLILYGYPVAFTLGGISMIYALCFLDPASFSTLPPRIMGVMTNYVLIAVPLFIFMGIMLEKSGLAESLLETMAILLGKIKGGLAISVVIVGALLAASTGIVGATVITMGLISLPTMLKRGYSPALATGTIAASGTLGQIIPPSVVLVLLASVLNVSVGKLFAAAFVPGILLVVCYLLYIIIKARVDPASAPSIPEAEIRAFKDKDFGRKVVKAFVLPFLLIIAVLGSIFTGFATPTEAAAVGALGATLLTISQKKLDLEVLKSVLRETTHLTSMVFIILLGATTFTFVFREMHGDDYLVSLIREADLPAMTFLILVMIVVFIAGFFIDFIEIIFIIVPVVAPIFIELKVDLIWIGILLALNLQTSFLSPPFGFSLFYLKGVAPPSVTTQDLYRGIVPFVLIQLAFLGLVILFPEIIHLLDFSL, encoded by the coding sequence ATGGCAATATTGGCACTTATTTTATTTATCAGTATTTTCGTATTAATCCTATATGGTTATCCTGTTGCTTTTACCCTTGGCGGGATTTCAATGATTTATGCATTATGCTTTTTAGATCCTGCTAGTTTCAGCACCCTTCCTCCGCGGATTATGGGCGTTATGACAAATTACGTGCTGATCGCCGTGCCCCTTTTCATCTTTATGGGCATCATGTTGGAAAAATCAGGTTTGGCCGAAAGTCTATTGGAGACCATGGCTATACTTTTGGGGAAAATAAAAGGTGGTTTAGCTATTTCTGTGGTCATTGTAGGTGCTTTATTGGCCGCCTCAACCGGCATTGTGGGGGCGACCGTGATTACTATGGGGCTGATTAGCCTGCCTACCATGCTAAAAAGAGGCTATAGTCCTGCCTTGGCAACTGGTACTATTGCTGCATCAGGGACGCTGGGCCAGATTATTCCACCCTCCGTTGTGTTGGTTCTTTTGGCAAGTGTGTTGAACGTTTCGGTTGGCAAATTGTTTGCTGCTGCTTTTGTGCCAGGTATCTTGTTAGTGGTATGCTATTTATTGTATATTATTATCAAAGCACGAGTAGATCCTGCATCAGCACCCAGTATTCCCGAAGCCGAGATTCGGGCTTTTAAGGATAAAGATTTTGGCCGCAAGGTTGTCAAAGCATTTGTATTGCCCTTTCTGCTCATCATCGCCGTATTAGGCTCCATCTTTACGGGTTTTGCTACGCCTACGGAGGCAGCAGCGGTGGGCGCCTTGGGAGCTACTCTTCTGACTATTTCTCAAAAGAAACTTGATCTGGAAGTGTTGAAATCAGTACTTAGGGAGACGACCCATCTCACCAGTATGGTGTTTATTATTTTGCTGGGGGCGACCACTTTTACCTTCGTTTTTAGGGAAATGCATGGAGACGATTACCTGGTTAGCCTGATACGGGAAGCTGATTTACCGGCGATGACTTTTTTGATCCTGGTCATGATCGTCGTTTTTATTGCAGGCTTTTTTATTGATTTTATTGAGATCATCTTTATCATAGTCCCAGTAGTGGCGCCGATTTTTATTGAACTAAAAGTCGATTTAATCTGGATAGGCATCTTATTAGCGCTCAATTTGCAAACTTCCTTTTTATCACCTCCTTTTGGCTTTTCGCTATTTTATCTTAAAGGGGTAGCTCCTCCAAGTGTAACGACCCAAGACCTTTACCGCGGTATCGTACCTTTTGTTCTTATTCAACTTGCTTTTCTAGGGCTGGTTATTCTTTTTCCAGAAATAATTCATTTGCTGGATTTTTCTTTATGA